One Aegilops tauschii subsp. strangulata cultivar AL8/78 chromosome 7, Aet v6.0, whole genome shotgun sequence genomic window carries:
- the LOC109779159 gene encoding transcription factor MYB102 translates to MGHHSCCNQQKVKRGLWSPEEDEKLVRYITTHGYGCWSEVPEKAGLQRCGKSCRLRWINYLRPDIRRGRFSPEEEKLIISLHAIVGNRWAHIASHLPGRTDNEIKNYWNSWIKKKIRKAPAAPNVTTTSSTTSTSPPNNGLAPCSGSTATSDVHRRRLQHPTFSCAPAGDQLQLDAIISHHQSTSLALPVAAGAGQDSPPGMSHHCPLFMFDTGVVSTPFASAAAQQHPFIASFTAAMAEADTPSCYHLPPLVDGMGAMGMCMEAMDDHCGAGAGMGNGCFGDEQRQRRRPELEDEEGEQLGQHEQWDEEQLLMWDDQEVLTPSNMEAMQSGEHSLLFMGPNA, encoded by the exons ATGGGGCATCACTCTTGCTGCAACCAGCAGAAGGTGAAGAGGGGCCTGTGGTCTCCTGAGGAGGATGAGAAGCTCGTCCGCTACATCACCACCCATGGCTATGGCTGCTGGAGTGAGGTCCCCGAGAAAGCCG GATTGCAGCGGTGTGGGAAGAGCTGCCGGCTGCGGTGGATCAACTACCTGAGGCCCGACATCCGGCGAGGGCGGttctcgccggaggaggagaagctCATCATCAGTCTCCACGCCATTGTTGGCAACAG GTGGGCCCACATTGCCAGCCACTTGCCTGGCCGGACGGACAACGAGATCAAGAACTACTGGAACTCGTGGATCAAGAAGAAGATACGCAAGGCTCCGGCGGCGCCGAACGTAACTACCACCTCGTCCACGACGTCGACGAGCCCACCTAACAACGGCCTAGCGCCGTGCAGCGGCAGCACGGCCACGTCGGacgtccaccgccgccgcctgcaGCATCCGACGTTCAGCTGCGCACCAGCGGGGGACCAACTgcagctcgacgccatcatcagcCACCACCAGAGCACCAGCCTAGCCCTGCCGGTTGCCGCCGGGGCCGGGCAGGACTCACCGCCAGGGATGTCGCATCACTGCCCGCTCTTCATGTTCGACACCGGTGTCGTCAGCACGCCGTTCGCATCCGCCGCGGCGCAGCAGCACCCGTTCATCGCCAGCTTCACGGCAGCGATGGCGGAAGCGGACACGCCCAGTTGCTACCACCTGCCTCCCTTGGTGGACGGCATGGGTGCCATGGGAATGTGCATGGAAGCCATGGACGATCactgcggcgccggcgccggcatGGGCAATGGGTGCTTCGGGGACGAGcagaggcagcggcggcggccggagctggaGGACGAGGAGGGGGAGCAGCTAGGGCAGCATGAGCAGTGGGACGAGGAGCAGCTGCTGATGTGGGATGATCAAGAAGTACTAACACCGTCCAACATGGAGGCCATGCAAAGTGGTGAACACTCCCTCCTTTTTATGGGACCAAACGCATGA